The DNA window GAGGCTGAGAGGAAAAAACGATATAGAAAAAAGATTGCACAAGAAAAAAATAAACGACTAACAGGACAAATCATGGACAAATGTCCCAACCATTTTGAGACAGAGAAGGACAAAGATGGGACTTTTTTGGACGAACGTCCACCAGAAATAGAGATAGATTTAGAGAAAGATTTAGAGATAGAGAAAGAAAAGGGAGCACCACCAGTCCCTTATGAAAAAATCAAAAAACTTTTTAACGAAAACTGCATCCACCTAGCAAAAGTACGATCTTTATCTCAAAATAGAAAAAAGCACCTGCAAGCAAGGTGGAAACAATTTGATTATAACCTAGAGACCTTCAAAGAAATATTTAAAAAAGTCAATGAAAGTGAATTTTGTAATGGAAGTAATAACAGAAAGTGGAAGGTGGATTTTGACTGGCTTATAAAAAATGATGAAAACATGGTCAAAGTCTTAGAAGGAAAATACGATTCAAAACCAGGATGGAGGGATGAAAATGCAAAAGATCAAAACAACCATGAGCAAAATGATCCATACGCAGGAATTGGCATTGAACTCTGATGATTATTGTCCAAAATGCAAAGGAAAAAAAAGCATGATCATCAATATCCTAGGAAATATGAAAAAAGTACCTGTTTTATGCAAATGTGAAAAAGAAGAATACGAAAGGCAAAGAATCTTAGATGAAAACAAAGAAAAGCTCTATAAGCTACAAAGGTTACGAGAACACAGCTTAATGGATGAAAACTTTAAAAACTGCACCTTTGAAAATTGGAAATCTGATAAAGAAAATGAAAAAATGTACAAAATGGGAGAAAAATACTGCAATCGATGGCAGGAAATGAAAAAGAAAAACATGGGATTTACCTTCTGGGGTCCTCCAGGAACAGGCAAAAGTTATCTAAGCTTTTGCATTGCCAATAGACTTCTTCAAAGCTATGTACCTGTGATTGCCATCTCTACTATAGGAATCATCAACCGCATTTATGATAGCTACAAAAGATATGGGCAAAGTGGAGAAGTAGCAATCATCCATTCACTAAAGAATGCAAGTCTATTGATATTAGATGATCTAGGGGCTGAGTATACTTCCAAACTAGGAAAAGAAAAACAAATCATCTACTCCATCCTAGATGCAAGATATAGAGACAAAAAACCTGTCATTATCACTACCAACTTAAATCTAAAGCAGCTCAAAGAAAAACTAAGAGGAAATGATTGTGTAGATCGAACCTATGACCGACTCATAGAACTAGCACCGCCAGTAGAAATTAAAGGAACATCCAAAAGAGTAGCTGTAGGAAAAGAAAAAACCCAGATTTTAAAGAGCTTGCTATGAATGATTATGTAAAGAGTTAAAAAGATAGAATTTGCCAAAAACCTTTGATTATATAAGAAAATAATGATACAATGAAACCGAACGAAATAAATTCGTTCGGTTTTGCCGTGTTAAAAAGGAGTGATCGTTCATGTGGGAATTATTTACACAAGGTGAAACAAAATATATAGAATATAAAAAAGAATATACAAAGACTCTATTAAAAACTATTTCTGCTTTTGCCAATTATCATGATGGTTATATTATTATTGGCATTGATGGTTTTGGAAATATTATTGGTGTAGATCATTCTGATTCTGTAAGATTAAGCATAGAAAATGCTATTAATGACAATATTATTCCAAAACCATACTATGAAATAGAACTTAGAAAAATAGAAGATAAGCACATGGTGATCGTAAAAGTTTTTAAAGGAGATAATACACCCTATACAATCAATAACAAAGCATATAAGAGAATAGATACATCAACTGTAGCAGTTGATAAATTTGGATTTGAGGATTTAGTTTTAAGAGGTAGAAATTTAAGCTATGAATCATTACCTTATAAAGAGCAAGCGCTTCACTTTCATATACTAGGAAATAAACTAAGAAAAAAATTAAATGTAAGTATAATATCAGATGATATTTTGAAGTCTTTACAACTAATTATAAAAAATGAATATATAAATGCAGCGGCGTTATTATCTGATAATAATCCGCTTTCGAACGCAACTGTATCACTTATTAGATTTGATGGAGATTCAGTTTTAAATATTAAAGATCGAACTGTTTTATCTAGTAGATCTATTATTGATCAGTTTGATGAATGTATGAACTTTTATTCAAAGCATATCAATACTCGCGAAATAATTGAAGAAGCTTACAGAAAAACCACTGAGGATATTCCAAAAGTAGCATATCGTGAAGCAGTTGCCAATGCAATTGTTCATAGAGATTATTCAAGACGTGGGGATATAAAAGTTGAGATTTTTGATAATAGGGTCGAAATAGTATCTCCAGGAGGTTTGCCCGTAGGTATTTCAGAAGAAGAATATTTAAATGGAAAAATATCAATACCTAGAAATAAAGTAATATCCGATATTTTCCTAAGAATTGGCATAATTGAAAGGCTAGCAACAGGAATTAGAAGGATTAAAGAATACTATAAAGATAGCCCTGTCAATCCAAGCTTTGAGATTAGTGAAAATACTATTAAAGTAATTTTACCAAATATAAATAACAACTTTAAAGAAGAAGCTATTGTGAATAGAAGGAGAACATTAATAGATGAACTTATTGGCAATGAAAAATCAATTGTTCAATATATACTAAGAGAAGGTAGTATCACCAGAAAAAAAGCAGAAACCATTCTTTCATTAAAAAAGACACAGACTATTTATTTAATCAATACATTGCAAGAAAAAGGGATCATTATCAAAGTGGGCAGTGGAAAAGGGACAAAATATATTTTAAGGAAGTAGCGATCGAAAAAAAAATCGTTCGGTTTTCGTTCAATCATCGTTCGGTTATCTCAAATCAGAGAATTTTATTAAAGAGAAGATTCATATTGAAACTGATTTATTAATGATCCATATTAAAAAGATAGAGTACTTCTTAATAGAAGGAAATATCTTTTTTTTTATTTTATTCATTACTTAATAATTAAAGAATTTGTTCAAAGTGAAAAAACGCATAAAAATATTTTTTTAGAATGATTGGAATCATGAACTAGACATGATATGATGGAAAAGAAATTGACATAGAGATCCAAGTATTAGCAACAAAATATATGGCAGAAAGAACGACTTACTATTGGTCAAAAATGTATACCAATCAAATAAAATCAGGGGATACTTATGACAAACTAAAAAAATGTATCACTATAAACATAGTAGATTTTGAATGTATCCCACTAGACAAAATTCATACAAGCTACCATATCACAGAAGGTGAAACAGGTTATAGATTGACAGAAGTATTTGAAATTCATTATCTAGAGTTGCCGAAACTTGAAAATATAAATATAGCGAGAGACGAAAATGAAGCAATAACCCAATGGATGGAATTTATAGATGCAAAATCTAGGGAGGTGATGGAAATGCTATCTCAAAAAAATAAAGACATCAAAAAAGCATATGATATGCTACAAGTGATTAGCAAAGATGAAAAAGCACGAATGGCATATGAAGCAAGAGAAGCAGAAATTCATGACCAAATGACGAGGATTGAAACAGCAAGAGAAGAAGGCGCAAATAAAAAAGCAATAAAAATAGCACAAAATCTATTAAAAATGGGATTTGTTATTGAACAAGTAGCACAGGCTTCAGAACTTAGTGTAGAAGAAGTAGAAGAGATAAAGAAAAAAATGGTTCATTAATCTATATTAAAAAGATAGAGTACTTCATAAGGAAGGAAATATCTTTTTTTTATTTCACAAAAACCACGAAATATGGAGGAAATTAACAATAAATATAGAATTTTATACAATTAGTCCACAAAATTAAAAACAATCTATGAAGCAAAGAGGTAAATAAAAATGAAAAAATCACATAAAACAATCATTTATATACTTATATACATCATCATATATATAGCAATCAGGCATTACGGAGGTATGGTTATCAATGGGTACCGAGGTTTAAAGGATAGAATGTATGATGATTTTGAAGCTTTTGGGACAGAATTAGAAAATTTCAATGATGAATTATCAAACATATTAGTTTTAAAAGAACATGAATTTAATAAAGAAAAGGTATTTATCAATAAAAATATTGTATGGAATTTTCACCTATCAAATTGTGATGCCCAAAAGATAGGTAAAATACGCTATGATGGAAACTATGAATGTGATTGGATGTATTATGATGCCAACGATGTTATTCAAAATATATTGTGTGATGGTAAGATTACTCCATCAGAAGAAAAGTACCTAAAAAATTTATATGACTATACAGAGCATCTCATAAAAGCATATAGGGTCATAGTAAAAGATGTTCAGTCTAAATAGGACTTTAAAAACAAGAAGAAATTAAAAAAGAAAATAGTAAACATCTACAATAACTATTCTAAAGATGCAAAAGTCTTACTAAAAAGCAAACAATATAGTTTTTTGAAGGCATACAAAGGAGATTTTAAAGATATGGACTTTGAAAAGGCAAAGGGGTATTGTGAAGAAGTCTTTTCAAAACTAGTACCCGATAAAACCTTAAAATATCACGAAGAGGATGATATGATTCAAGAAGAATATATATTTAAAACTTATGATGAGAGAGATCCTTACAATGATGCTTTCACTATAAAAGAGAATCAACCAGATGCAGATTATTATGTAACTTACAATAAAAAAACCAACAAGATCGTTATAAGAGCTACTGGATGGAGGGTACCTACAACAAAAAAATACACACAAGAGGAATTAGACCAGACAGCTAAAAACATCATGATGGGATTTAATAAAGGACCTTATCATTGTGAGAAAAAAGGAAAATATGATGAAAAGGGAAAGCTACTATATATGAGATATTCCTATATGGAAAAGAATAATGATGTCTATGATGCCATGAAAGAAATCAACATAGAATTAAATTCAGATGGACGGATAAGTGAATTTGAAATCACCTACCCAAGGGAGGAAAAAATCATCCTACCCACTATCACGAAAGAAGAAATCCTAGGAAAGCTCAATCAAGAAGCAACCATAAAAGATTGTATCATAAGAAGAAATAATCAAGGAAAAGCAGAATATGTAGTGTATCTAATATACCAAGATACATTATATGAAGCAGTATTTGATGGAGAAGATGGAACCCTTAGGTCATATGCTAGGGAGATATTAAAGGGATCATTTGATTAATGGAAAAGAATTAAGAAGATAGAGTACTTCAAAGTGAAGGAAATATCTTTTTTTATTGAAAATCATGTGGGAAAAAGAGGAATATTGTCTAGTATATAGAAAATATTAATATAGCAATTAATAAGAAAAAAGTACTATTTACTAAATGAAGATAGAAGTATTCAGAGAAAAGAGAGAAGTCTTTGGAAGGATACCTAAGAAGATTGTAGACGAGAAAATAATAAAAGTTGATTTTGATAGAATGACGTAAGAAAATGAAATTGGAAGAAAGAGTGAGGAAAAGATTATATATACGACATTATTCTGCAAATTAGTTTAGAATGAATGATTATAATGATAATAGCAATTAAAATAGCAAGGAGGAAATACAAGTGGCGTTATTCGATAAAGCATTAGATTACCTAATGGGAGGAAAAAGAGAGATCACAAGCCCTATATTTGTAAAAGATTTTTCAGAAGAAAATAAACAACTAAATGAGCTAATCAAACTTTCAAAAAAATTAAAAGATGGATACAAAAAAGAAATGATAGATAGAGATATTACTTATTTTAAACAAGGAATACAAGGAGAGAAAAATGTATATTTTGAACTAAAAAATTCATTTTTACCTATACTATGCTTACATGATATCAGATTAAAATATGATGAGTATGTGGCTCAATTTGACTACATCATCATTTCAAATAAATTCATATGTATCCTAGAAACAAAAAAATTAAATGGGAATATTACGATTAATGGTGATGGAGATTTTATCAGAATCATTAAAAATAGATTTGGAAAAGAAATCAAAAGGGAAGGGATGTACAGTCCCGTATCACAAAATGAAAGACATGTAAGAATATTAGAGGAAATCTTGTTAAAAGAAAATCTAGTAAAAACTACACCATACCATTCGCTAGTAGTTATGGCAAACCCCAAAACTATCATAGATAAAAATAAATGTCCTGAAAATATAAAAAAAACCATCTACAAATATGATCAAATCACAAA is part of the Crassaminicella profunda genome and encodes:
- a CDS encoding phage replisome organizer N-terminal domain-containing protein, with protein sequence MADHKKYYYLKLKENFFDSKEIKVLESMENGYKYSNLLLKLYLQSLKYEGELKFNEFIPYNEEMIAAVTRMDIDTVRVALRIFKQLKLIEVLDDGTIFMLAIQDFIGKSSTEAERKKRYRKKIAQEKNKRLTGQIMDKCPNHFETEKDKDGTFLDERPPEIEIDLEKDLEIEKEKGAPPVPYEKIKKLFNENCIHLAKVRSLSQNRKKHLQARWKQFDYNLETFKEIFKKVNESEFCNGSNNRKWKVDFDWLIKNDENMVKVLEGKYDSKPGWRDENAKDQNNHEQNDPYAGIGIEL
- a CDS encoding RNA-binding domain-containing protein, with translation MWELFTQGETKYIEYKKEYTKTLLKTISAFANYHDGYIIIGIDGFGNIIGVDHSDSVRLSIENAINDNIIPKPYYEIELRKIEDKHMVIVKVFKGDNTPYTINNKAYKRIDTSTVAVDKFGFEDLVLRGRNLSYESLPYKEQALHFHILGNKLRKKLNVSIISDDILKSLQLIIKNEYINAAALLSDNNPLSNATVSLIRFDGDSVLNIKDRTVLSSRSIIDQFDECMNFYSKHINTREIIEEAYRKTTEDIPKVAYREAVANAIVHRDYSRRGDIKVEIFDNRVEIVSPGGLPVGISEEEYLNGKISIPRNKVISDIFLRIGIIERLATGIRRIKEYYKDSPVNPSFEISENTIKVILPNINNNFKEEAIVNRRRTLIDELIGNEKSIVQYILREGSITRKKAETILSLKKTQTIYLINTLQEKGIIIKVGSGKGTKYILRK
- a CDS encoding ATP-binding protein, translating into MQKIKTTMSKMIHTQELALNSDDYCPKCKGKKSMIINILGNMKKVPVLCKCEKEEYERQRILDENKEKLYKLQRLREHSLMDENFKNCTFENWKSDKENEKMYKMGEKYCNRWQEMKKKNMGFTFWGPPGTGKSYLSFCIANRLLQSYVPVIAISTIGIINRIYDSYKRYGQSGEVAIIHSLKNASLLILDDLGAEYTSKLGKEKQIIYSILDARYRDKKPVIITTNLNLKQLKEKLRGNDCVDRTYDRLIELAPPVEIKGTSKRVAVGKEKTQILKSLL
- a CDS encoding NERD domain-containing protein; amino-acid sequence: MALFDKALDYLMGGKREITSPIFVKDFSEENKQLNELIKLSKKLKDGYKKEMIDRDITYFKQGIQGEKNVYFELKNSFLPILCLHDIRLKYDEYVAQFDYIIISNKFICILETKKLNGNITINGDGDFIRIIKNRFGKEIKREGMYSPVSQNERHVRILEEILLKENLVKTTPYHSLVVMANPKTIIDKNKCPENIKKTIYKYDQITKYLQRLQNDKNNTKNVLEKYMYDIANFLVENNTPLEINYDKKYNLSKEDFINKEKKTVENTYKAASIKESNKYSYKSQKTTKAIKSKKDKETLTTELKAFRLITSKAEKIKPYFIFNNAQMEDLIEKYPRTKEELLGVNGFGNVKVEKYGEEILKVFKGE
- a CDS encoding Rpn family recombination-promoting nuclease/putative transposase; this translates as MAERTTYYWSKMYTNQIKSGDTYDKLKKCITINIVDFECIPLDKIHTSYHITEGETGYRLTEVFEIHYLELPKLENINIARDENEAITQWMEFIDAKSREVMEMLSQKNKDIKKAYDMLQVISKDEKARMAYEAREAEIHDQMTRIETAREEGANKKAIKIAQNLLKMGFVIEQVAQASELSVEEVEEIKKKMVH